The Cottoperca gobio chromosome 15, fCotGob3.1, whole genome shotgun sequence genome segment AGCAGCTGTCGGGATGAAAGAGTGCTGTGTGGTCTAAAAAGGGTTGACAAAATCCTCTTGGTACTACACTTAGTTTAGGGTCAGCTCACTGCGTTTGGTAGCCAGCCATGCTGAAGTTGGCCAGGTTGGACATGACTTGACCTTGTGGGGCTGTAGCCTGGGCTGACTGAGATCCAAAGCCTTCCACCCAGGCTGGGGACTGGGACTGCCTGCAAAGACGTCAAAACAATCCAGTTAGTATGGCTGTGGTCCCTGCACACTGATCAGATCAACTGTGttgtgaaataattaataattaaataaaatatatattttttttatcttagaGAAGAATGTTTAAAAAGTTTCAAAGTAGAGCGTGTGGTCAAGGCCCCATACATCTCCATTTAGAGGCATTAAATGACTGCGGTAAGTCATCTGGCCTGTGACAATATAGTCACAATGTTTATGACTGAATTGAATAAATACTGCAGAGTAAAACTCACTCTACTCCAAATCCTTGCTGGTTCCACGTCTGGCCGTACATGCTGTAGGAGGGAACTTGCCACCCATTGGTCACATACTGCccatactgctgctgctgctgctgttgttgctgctgctgctgttgctgttgttgttgttgttgttgttgctgctgctgctgttgttgtggctgctgctgctgctgtggttgctgctgctgtggattCCCATAGACTTGGTTCCACTGCCCCCACTGACCGTACTCAACCTGAGTGACAccaaagagaggaaaaagtgaaaacatgtcTTGAAGGGCaactttggtatttttcaaCGTGGATTCACTATTTAACAATGTTTTGGTGTCTTAGTGACAAATGGGGACACGtttttgaaattggtccagtatCGAGCCAGAGCGCTGCGGCCGGCAAACAGGCTGCAATGTGATTATATTGGGCAGTTGTGCACCGTCCACTGTAGGTCCACTATAAGTGCTGTTGTTGctaattgttattataaatgtcTGACAACAGAATAGAAAGGACCCCacagagaaacaaatgtttttctttacctttcactTGATCCCATCTGTTCATAATTAGTCATTCAGACACACTAACGTGGGGAAAAAagggtccaggttgaaaaataacAAACGGATCCTTTAActgtcacattttaaatcaatcaGGAGCAAATACTGcaagaaaaaggcaaaaaaagaaaagtgtattcGAGTCTATTAAACTATTTTTTTCACTCTGCAAACATATCTTGGGATTGGTAATAACGTttctatttacttttattatcacAATCAGTTTCAGAGTGCTCCCCTGGTTTAGAGATTAAGACGCCGACCACTGACTGCAACGTACCCGGCTCTAGTCCAGCCGGAGACCTTTGCTGCATTTCATTCTTCTCATCTCTCACCTCATTTTCTGTCATCTCTCACACAAATGaccataaaaatatattttaaaaatcttATCAGTTTCATTATCAGTGACATTTTTTCTTACCGGCTGTGGACTTTTTGCCATGTCAGGAGATTCTTTGCCCCAGAAGCACTTCACGATGTGTCCTTCAATGGCTGTGCCATTTACTGAAACAATGGCATGGGCAGCACTGTCATGGGAGGAAAAccttaaagaaaagaaaagtagctTAGCAGTCAAATTTATCAAACAGAATCTCTACAATGCAATtcagaaaatacacaatattaaaACTTTGAGCTGTTTTGAGGTGAAGACAAACATAACAGCCAAAGGTCACCGACACTGAGCAGTGTGGTTGTGTTGACATCTAGAGGCCAAATGCTGCAATGCACTGAGGCTTTACCTGATGAAAGAGTATCCTTTCTCTGGGAAAACTCGGATTTCCATTATTTGACCAAACAGTGAGAAGGTCTGTCGCATTAGGTGTTCTGAAAgaatcaaacagaaaacagtttCATGTGGTTAGTTCGTAGGCTATTTGAGAAAAGGGTATGGTAAgtaatactactactgatatTATAGTATACTACTGTAGTGGGACTAAGGGCTGTGCCGATGCATCTCTAGAGAACATGACACTTGCCTGATAGTCCTAACTGGATCCCTCCACAGTACACGGTGCAGTTCTGTGGGCTGGACTGACTCACTACGTCATCGAACCTCAGCTGCTTTGAGCcatctgaaataaaaacaaacaacaattgTGAAGGGATGTTCCGTATGTTTAAAACTCAAAACCAAGTCACAGCTGAGATTTATGATAATTACTTTACCTACACTTCAGTATTTGTTGCCTATAATGGAATGGGATGCATTAAAGATAAAAATTAAGTCTGGTATGGTAACAGCTGTGTTTCCTCTTATCCCGTCTGATTAAAGCTTTATCTGGACAGAACTATGCTGGCCGTTGGGTGAGACTCAGATGCACCAATAAGAATGATAAAGGTAATATTTGTCCCACCCTGGCAGGCGCAACAAAGCTGACAAGAGAGCGAGGACAATGTCAATCTAACAGTCTGCATAGCAAAGCCTATTTCATGTCTGCTTAGAAATGTCCCCTGACTCTATTAAACAAAATGAGAAGGTGGTTTAATCGCTTATAATGCTGGCGAGGAGAGCCATCATGGTGAAATGGGTTTGGGGTGACCCTCCTTCTACTTCCATGTGGAAATCTCTAATCTCCGACGTTGTGACTCGGATACCAGGACAGGACACTATATCGAGTGGAGgatttgtctttatttgcaaaatgaaagaaaccgtTAGAATCGCTTGATGATAATTATAATCTGAGCATGAATCTGATCCATGTATACAATAATGATCACTTAAATGTGAGCAGTGTCTCTTATTATCCAAGGGCTGTGGCTCgttgttttttcctctttaaaaaaaaaatgtttacagacCAGTCCTGTAACATTATGGTATGTATATTTTCTTCTTGAGAAAAATACAGTCAGACTCAAATCTTTACTGGACTAGTAAGTGAAAACCTTGTGTGGGCGAACAGTTGCTGAGCAGGGACTTTAAAACTTACTGTCCTGGATGCTCTTTGGAGCTGGTGGTTTACGCGTTGCCCAGTTGGTCCTGATTTGGCGTCCTCCAAGCCACTGTCCCCCCATGTTAATGATGGCATTCTCTGCATCCTATAAATCCAAATCAAAGACAGTCATCTCTCTGGATTTGATGAATCTGTAAAGTTTATTGGTGACTATAATCAGTTCTAAAAATATAATACTGTTTTTAATCTAAGTTATATTGAAATTGTTGATGGTAAACAATGTAATGTTAGATGAGGCAAGTTGTTGTGAGTATGGGTTCAACTGggattaaatatattttaattactgTAAATGCATTGAAGTAGgataataaacagaaaatagaaataaccTTCAGTCTGTGTTCTTGTACTGGAGCCTTACCAGTTTGTTGTAGAAGGACACAAATCCATACCCCTTTGATTTGCCTGTCGTCATGTCCTTCACAACACGGGCATCCCTGGAGGGAAACGTGAAAACAACTTCAATGCACTTTCCAGTTTAAATGCGTCAAACTAAAAAAGGAACCACGCAAAACACACTGAACTGaatcctctgctctgtcctaCATGAATGTACATTAGCTATCATGACCTTGGGATGAGCACTGACGCGTAATATAACTTCAAAGCAACACTTGAGACAAAAACAGGTACAGAAACATGCAACCTATTGTATTGTTTCTAAATAATTTCAGATGGATCCTTGCCACTAGAGCACCACTTCTTGTTCAGTTCTCACAACAGTAGGCTATTGATTTAAATTCACAAAAGGAACAGACTATATGGATTACCATGCATTCTTAAAATCTGATGTTGGTGCTCTTCCtacaaatagaaatatatagaaaatatcaaaagagaaaaaaggaattAAACGGCATACATGGCCTGttaacagatttctttttttccctggTCAATTCTTTATCACCAATATGGAGTATGGAGTTTGGGGAGCTGCAAATTTTGAGAAATTGACATTTTCAGAAGTTTTGGAGGAGGTTCATTGCACTACAAAAACAACACTATGAAAAATGAGACAATTTAAACATAGATTAAGAGGAATACATAAAGTATTGGAATTTGTTAATCTAAGCTAGATCATGTTAATACATATCATCTACAAATAAAGACATATGGAAAGAATGGaataaatagagaaaaaaaaactacatcTGAGTCTCCAGAGTGCACAGTTCCTTGCTGTTAGCCTTCAAGCTCCTGTCCAATGAGCATTTCTGTAAAATAACCAGAGGGCTATTACTTTACTGAGACCCACAACTAAAAGCTGTTCAGGTTCATACACACAGCTTTCATGTTGCTGACATACAGTTTACTTACCACACcctaaatatgaaaagaaaagcaagagtAGGCTAAAAGCTGACACTTTCGTCATAAAAACAGATACAATACACAGACTTAAAGGGGGTCAATGCAATAAAGCTCTTAACAACTTACAGGAATGGTGTTGGTCATTAATAACTTAAATGAGGCTGTTCAAATCTgttaagtgtttttaaaaacaaagaaatagcATATAATGTAAGAGGTTCAGTTCATGTGATACTTAAAATTATATTGATCCATCATCAAATATGTTTACAAGCATGGAAGTAGTGTCTTTTACACACTGCATATGacacaaaatatacataaagatGCAAAAATGTATGGGTTCTTCTGAACATTAACCATCTTTGTTGACTTCCAAACGTTGCATTTTACAGGAGATAACTTGGGttttcactgtttgtgtttgtgtgctaaTCTTTTCCCAGAGTAAAAGCATAACATTCACAGAACCTGCTCATCTGTCTACCTGATGATTCGTTCTCtcaaagaaaatgtgcatataGTACTAATCTTCAGTGCTAGACGATGAAAAATATAAGCAGCATCCACTCTCGATGAGTAGTCAAGGCCTTATTGAGTAATGCAAGCTTTTGTTTCCCCTTTACAGTTTGAGTCTGTTTCTCAATATTCACTCTCATGTGACATTTGCAAAATTTTActtgaatttatttattcatttattttgggtGGGGCATTTTATACCTTTTGGATAGCTATCAGTGGAGAGATAACAGGAAATGAGAGGAACAATGACATGCAAGAAAGGGTCTGCCCCTTAACCCCTAGGACAACAGGGTGTCCAAGTGTTTCATACGATATCAAACCACTGTGATGTGAGATCAGAAGTAGCTCGTAAACTGTTGAGAAGGAACAAAAACCTTTGGGATGTCAGCCCTTGTGAACCAGTGTTTGAAAACACAATATGCATGATACTTCTTAATATTTTAGTCAATACCCATATTGTATGCATTAAAACATGGTCAGACACTTGTTTCAGATCATAGGTTTACAGAATACTGGTACTATGAAGTACCATAATATCACCCAACTTTAGTGAAATTAATACGCTTGCATTGTAGCATTCAAATTATGTTACTGCACGTAAAAAGAAATATCCTTTAAAGTGAAAACTCACGAGATTTTCCCAAAAGGTGCAAATGCAGCCTTGACATCCTCGGTGGTGATCTCAGGGCTCAAATCTCCCACAAAAACATGGAAGTGATCTAGGATGaagcaaaagacaaacaaacaagaggaAAGAAACCATTTACTATTCTCTGTTATACTTCCTTTCAGCAGATTAGAAAATCATTGGGTGAATACTCACTGGATGTGTCTTTCTTCTGGCTACTTGGAGTGGTGGCCCAGTTTACTTTGACCTCCTGAAAGCAGAGAGTTCACAGATACAGAGAGTTCATAGATAGATCTATGACAGAGAACCTGAGAAATAGACATTTTCTACACACATGGATCACAGGGGAATTCAGAAACAGTTTAGTTGTCCTACCTTTCCTAATATCTTCCTCCCGTTCATGGCTGCAAGGGCTGCAGCTGCATCTCTGTGTTCAAAGAACTCCACAAAGCAATAGGGGTCATTGCTCGTATGCTGCAAGGTACAAGGTCAAACACAAAAGTTCAAAAGGTTGGTTCCACTATTTTGTAGACAACTGTGATGGAGCTTAACTGCAGCTCAACAATAGAGCCTGGTTTCATTGTATTTAGCAGTGGGGGAACACAATTGAAATCACTGGGTTGgtttaagtttaaatagttAATAACTAATAGGTGAAAATTACAGGACATACAGGAATATAAAACCAAACAATCTTGGCTACTTACCTCTGTGatcattttacaacttttgCAAGGCCCAATCTGGGTGAAGAGTTGCAGAATCAAAATTTCTGTCACATCCTTGGAGAGGTTTCCCACATACCTGCAGGAAAAGAGGAGATTCATGTAATGAGCGATGTTCACGGTTACAGTTTAACGTTACTCCAGATAACACTGAGGTGGTACAGAAtaatcaaaacatatttgtatgtgACGCACACACCGCTTATTTCAAGTATTAACGTTACCTTATGGTGAGTTACTAATATAACGTTATTAACATGAACGTTAGCTTGACTTTCAAGATGGCCCAACGTTAGTAACGGCTAACGTTAGACAGCTAACTTTACTGCCGTCAAAGCTTAACCTACAGATAACAAACACGTAGGAAATGGgtgttatttttgcatttaacCTTATGTTAACTAACCTGACGTtagtgaaatattaaatgtttatgttgtatGGCGGTATTCGCCAGGGTTGTACAGACAGCGGGTAACGTTAGCTAATTTAGCCACCGGTTTCCGACGTTAGCGATGCTAACGCTATTGTTAGACACCTAAAATTACTTACAGGGTTTTGGGGTAGCTGTCGTCGTCCATGACAAAAGCCCACAGCTAATGTTAACCGACTGCTGTGTACGCTGTTAACTAACTAGTTACAACaactagctaactagcttagAAGCTAGCTAACCGGGCGCCAGGGTATACGTCACGCTGGGAGTCCAGAGAGCGAgcgtacgtgcgtgtgtgtgtgaagagccCCGGCGAGG includes the following:
- the tial1 gene encoding nucleolysin TIAR isoform X1; protein product: MDDDSYPKTLYVGNLSKDVTEILILQLFTQIGPCKSCKMITEHTSNDPYCFVEFFEHRDAAAALAAMNGRKILGKEVKVNWATTPSSQKKDTSNHFHVFVGDLSPEITTEDVKAAFAPFGKISDARVVKDMTTGKSKGYGFVSFYNKLDAENAIINMGGQWLGGRQIRTNWATRKPPAPKSIQDNGSKQLRFDDVVSQSSPQNCTVYCGGIQLGLSEHLMRQTFSLFGQIMEIRVFPEKGYSFIRFSSHDSAAHAIVSVNGTAIEGHIVKCFWGKESPDMAKSPQPVEYGQWGQWNQVYGNPQQQQPQQQQQPQQQQQQQQQQQQQQQQQQQQQQQQQQQYGQYVTNGWQVPSYSMYGQTWNQQGFGVEQSQSPAWVEGFGSQSAQATAPQGQVMSNLANFSMAGYQTQ
- the tial1 gene encoding nucleolysin TIAR isoform X2, which codes for MDDDSYPKTLYVGNLSKDVTEILILQLFTQIGPCKSCKMITEHTSNDPYCFVEFFEHRDAAAALAAMNGRKILGKEVKVNWATTPSSQKKDTSNHFHVFVGDLSPEITTEDVKAAFAPFGKISDARVVKDMTTGKSKGYGFVSFYNKLVRLQYKNTD